Proteins found in one Mucilaginibacter gracilis genomic segment:
- a CDS encoding CHAP domain-containing protein, which yields MGKLAIEIINVAGSQLGVTEAAGHNDGPAVETYLKAVGLGKGYAWCMAFVYWCAKQASAKLGLVNPLKATGGVLDEWQSGRGTHLTLPEPGCIFIMHHTEGYHTGIVTGVFADGLLHTIEGNTNNNGSREGTSVLRKTRYVKDMVGFIKLEDKPA from the coding sequence ATGGGCAAATTAGCAATTGAAATTATAAATGTGGCCGGTAGCCAGTTGGGCGTTACCGAGGCTGCGGGCCATAACGATGGACCGGCTGTTGAAACCTACCTGAAAGCGGTTGGGTTGGGCAAGGGCTACGCCTGGTGCATGGCTTTTGTTTACTGGTGCGCCAAGCAGGCGTCGGCAAAATTAGGGCTTGTTAATCCGCTTAAAGCAACCGGCGGCGTGCTTGACGAGTGGCAGAGCGGGCGCGGAACTCACTTAACCCTGCCCGAACCGGGATGCATTTTTATTATGCACCATACCGAAGGTTACCATACCGGTATTGTTACCGGTGTTTTTGCCGACGGACTTTTGCACACTATTGAGGGCAACACCAATAACAACGGAAGCCGCGAAGGCACATCGGTGTTGCGCAAAACCAGGTATGTTAAAGATATGGTTGGTTTTATTAAACTGGAAGACAAACCGGCCTAA
- a CDS encoding GAF domain-containing protein: protein MSETVRVQAVKQFEQLNLQLDNELQELVAIASEICDTPIALISLLDEHTQWIKVSRGINIESAPRQISFCNHIIQSHNVLIIPDTLLDERVANHPLVLGGPSLRFYAGTPLINRDGLVLGTFCVAHSKPHNLDKHQQMMLKMLSKQAMSIMELKLNHQQLEKNRQQAEQQKQTIINAEIRLRSFFESSANLHVLLDASGQVLDYNKTAYNFVRKVHSTKLSRGDLFITYLATSFINTFLEKFNLALAGKKSYAEGLTNYGELGEVWWEANFAPAWNAVNEVIGVSYSLRNVTERKLYEQQILAQNQSLVNIAHIQSHEYRGPLTSIMGMMNLIKEEGYQPPVEYLKLLEVAINKLDEKIRAIVIHVNNRDLNNESDTKLF, encoded by the coding sequence ATGAGTGAAACTGTTCGTGTACAGGCAGTTAAACAGTTTGAGCAGTTAAATTTGCAATTAGATAATGAATTGCAGGAACTGGTAGCAATAGCGTCCGAAATTTGCGACACCCCAATAGCACTGATAAGTTTGCTTGATGAGCACACCCAATGGATAAAAGTAAGCAGGGGTATTAACATTGAAAGTGCCCCGCGCCAAATTTCTTTTTGCAACCACATTATACAAAGCCACAATGTATTAATCATTCCGGATACTTTACTTGATGAGCGTGTTGCAAACCACCCCTTGGTATTGGGCGGGCCATCGCTTCGCTTTTATGCAGGGACGCCGCTTATAAACCGCGATGGCCTTGTGCTTGGCACCTTTTGCGTGGCCCATAGTAAACCCCATAACTTAGATAAGCATCAGCAAATGATGCTAAAAATGCTATCTAAACAAGCTATGAGCATTATGGAACTCAAGTTAAACCATCAGCAGCTTGAAAAAAACAGGCAGCAGGCCGAGCAACAAAAACAAACCATTATTAATGCCGAAATAAGGCTACGGTCGTTTTTTGAAAGTTCGGCCAATTTACATGTGCTGCTTGATGCAAGCGGGCAGGTTTTAGATTACAATAAAACGGCATACAACTTTGTTAGAAAAGTACATAGTACCAAGCTATCCCGTGGCGATTTATTTATTACCTACCTCGCAACTTCGTTTATCAACACCTTTCTCGAAAAATTTAATTTGGCCCTTGCCGGGAAAAAAAGCTATGCCGAGGGCCTTACCAATTACGGCGAACTTGGCGAGGTATGGTGGGAAGCCAACTTTGCGCCGGCATGGAATGCTGTAAACGAGGTAATAGGCGTATCGTACAGTTTAAGAAACGTTACCGAGCGTAAACTATACGAGCAGCAAATACTGGCCCAAAACCAATCGCTGGTTAATATAGCGCACATCCAATCGCACGAGTACCGCGGCCCCCTAACCTCTATTATGGGTATGATGAACCTCATTAAAGAGGAAGGCTATCAGCCCCCTGTTGAATACCTTAAATTATTGGAGGTTGCCATTAATAAACTCGACGAAAAAATAAGGGCCATTGTTATCCATGTAAATAACCGCGACTTAAATAACGAAAGCGATACCAAGCTTTTTTAA
- a CDS encoding riboflavin synthase, which translates to MFTGIIETLGTVTNLRHDRGNLHITVASAIAQDLKIDQSVAHNGVCLTVVALADGEHTVTAIDETLNKTNIGTFNVGDLVNLERCMQMNARLDGHIVQGHVDQTAVCTAYNVLDGSWEYTFEYDAANGNVTVEKGSICVNGISLTVVNSGLNYFSVAIIPYTWEHTNLQQVRVGSTVNLEFDIIGKYVARLMQR; encoded by the coding sequence ATGTTTACAGGAATAATAGAAACTTTAGGTACGGTAACCAATTTGCGGCACGATAGGGGCAACCTGCATATCACGGTTGCATCGGCTATTGCGCAGGATTTAAAGATAGATCAGTCGGTGGCGCATAATGGTGTTTGTTTAACGGTTGTTGCCCTGGCCGATGGCGAACATACCGTTACGGCTATTGACGAAACGCTTAACAAAACCAACATAGGCACCTTTAACGTTGGCGATTTGGTTAACCTGGAGCGTTGCATGCAAATGAATGCCCGCTTAGATGGCCACATTGTACAGGGCCATGTTGATCAAACTGCCGTTTGCACTGCCTATAATGTATTAGATGGCAGTTGGGAATATACTTTTGAGTATGATGCCGCCAATGGCAACGTTACGGTAGAAAAAGGATCGATCTGTGTAAACGGAATTAGCCTTACGGTAGTAAACTCAGGGCTCAACTATTTTTCGGTGGCTATTATTCCTTACACCTGGGAGCATACCAACTTACAACAAGTGCGCGTGGGCTCAACCGTTAATTTGGAGTTTGATATTATTGGCAAATACGTTGCCCGGTTAATGCAGCGGTAA